The DNA segment ATCCAGGAACCCCGGTAGGGAATCACCCTGGCACTGAAGAGGGGCATACCGCTGACCGTGCTCTTGCTGCCTTCCTGGGCAAAAAACACCCCCGGCGACCGGTGCAGCTGACTGACAATAACCCTTTCAGTACCATTGATAATGAAAGTTCCACGCCCGGTCATCTGGGGAATTTCACCAAAATAAACTTCCTGCTCTTTGATGTCCCTGATCGAGCGGTTGTCACTTTCATCATCAAGGTCCCAGATAATCAACCTGATTTTAACCTTGATGGGAAAAGCATAGGTCAGCCCTTTGAGCATGCATTCCTGCTCGCTGTAGCGTGGTTTTCCCAAACTATAGCTGACAAACTCAATGGAGGAGGTGCCATAGAAGTCCTTGATGGGGAAAACACTTTTAAAAACCCCCTGCAGGCCGATATCCTGACGTTGATCATCAGGGATATCCATCTGCAAAAAACGCTGGTAGGAAACCAGCTGAATATCAAGGAGGAAGGGAAGGTCAACACCTTCTTTAATGGAAGCAAAATTGTTTCGGTAACGGGGGATATTGGCTCTCGGAGATACCATAGAACAACTTACCTCTTATCGATGGTTAGCGGCTGGGATACGGTGCCTTTAGCAACTGGAAGGTAGCACGCGTAAGAATATAACAAACAGCAGGACTGGAAATTCCATCACCTAAACAGACAGGTGATGGCAAAGGAATAAAACAGCGCAAGGGATAGGGGAAAATCCCCTACCCCTCACCACTGTAGCAACTACCAAGAAATAACTTATTTAACTTCTGCCGTACCGCCGGCTTCTTCAATCTTTTTAACCAGTTGGTCGGCTTCATCTTTTGCCACTGCTTCTTTGAGCGGCTTCGGAGCTTCTTCAACCAGCGCCTTGGCTTCTTTCAGTCCCAGGCCGGTAATTTCACGTACCACTTTGATAACCTGAATTTTCTTGTCGCCAAAACCAGTCAGGATAACATCAAATTCGGTCTGCTCTTCCGCCGGGGCGGCAGCTGCGGCCGCCGGCATGGCAGCCATCGCCATGGGAGCGGCGGCTGAAACGCCGAACTTTTCCTCAAGCTCTTTCACCAGCTCTGAAAGTTCAAGAACTGTCATATTTTCAATAAATGCTATTACATCGTTTTTGGTAATGTCAGCCATGAGATACTCCTCTCCAGTGGATAAACAATTTTTTCATTTCAACTGTTTTCATTATAATTGAAAGCAATGCATTTCCTTACGCCTGTTCTTTGGCCTCCTGCACTGCACTTAAAACCTGCACCAATGATCTGACCACACCGCTCAGAACGTTTACCAAACCGCCGGGGACAGCATTCATCGTCCCCAATACCTGGGCCAGCAGAACTTCTCTGCCGGGCAGCGACGCCAGGTGAGAGATGTCCGCCACACTCAGCACCGTACCACCCAGAACGCCACCTTTAATCTCCAGTTTGCTTTCTTTTTCAGCAAATTCAACCAGAGTTTTGGCAGCCGCTGCCGGGTCATCAAAGACCAGGGCCATGGCATTGGGCCCCTGCAACTGTTCCTTGCAGTTTTCAATAATCGTTCCCTGGGCGGCTATTTTCGCCAGGGTATTCTTGATTACCCGGTATTCACTACCCTGCGCCCCCAAACGATTACGCAAATCTGAAATCTTTTCAACATCAAGTCCACGGTAATCGGTCAGAAAAGCTGCTTGCGCCTTGGCAAACTGGGTTGAAAGATATTCAACCATGGCTTGCTTATCCGATTTATCCACGCACTCACCTCCTTTTCAATAAGGTTTAGGTAGCCAAAGGAGTGGAGTATCCATACACTACACCTTCCGCATCAAGGATCAGCAGAAGAATAAACGGAACGCCTCGGCAGGCTATTAAGCTCCCGGGTCATAGCACCCGGCAGCACCTGCGGTCTTTGGCTACAATACTCCGTTATAATTTCAGGCTGGCAAGGTCGACGTCGACCCCAGGCCCCATGGTGGATGAAATGGTTATCGCCTTCATGTAGACCCCCTTGCTGGAGGAAGGCTTCATTCTATTGAGCAGTTCAATCAGGGCCTTGGCGTTATCTTCCAGCTGCTCGGCGGCAAAGGATACTTTGCCCAACGGCGCATGGATAATGCCGGCCTTCTCCACTCTGAAATCAACTTTACCCGCCTTGATATCCTGCACCGCCTTGGCAACATCAAAGGTGACCGTACCAACCTTGGGGTTCGGCATCAAACCGCGGGGTCCGAGAACCCGGCCGAGCTTACCCACAACACCCATCATGTCGGGAGTGGCAACCGCTTTATCAAAGTCCAGCCAGCCTTCACTGATCTTCTGGGCCAGGTCATCGGCACCGACTTCGTCCGCACCAGCATCACGGGCTTCCTTCTCTTTTTCCCCTTTAGCAAAAACCACCACCCGGACCGTCTTCCCCGTTCCATGGGGAAGGAGCACCGCGCCCCGAACCATCTGGTCCGCCTGACGGGGGTCAACTCCCAGTCGAATGGCCACATCAACGGTTTCGTCAAATTTTGCCGGGGCCAGCTCCTTGACCAGGGAAAAAGCATCGATCAGGGAGTATTTCTGCAAGTGCTCTACCTTGGCTTTACTCGCCAGGTATTTTTTTCCTCGTTTAGCCATCACTTTCTACCTTTATCTGACAATGAGCCTGTCATTGCCTCAATGTTCGGACTATTTAACCTCAATCCCCATACTTCGCGCCGAACCCTCAATTATTTTCCTTGCCGCCTCAAGGGTTGTAGCATTCAGATCGGGCATTTTCAACTGGGCAATCTCCTCAACCTGGGCTTTCGTGACCTTGCCAATCTTCTTTTTATTCGGCTCGCTTGACCCTTTTTCAACCTTGGCAGCCTTTTTCAGCAGATCAGACGCCGGCGGGGTCTTGGTAATGAAGCTGAAGGAACGGTCAGCATACACCGTGATGACCACCGGGATAATCATGCCTTGCTGCTGCTGCGTTTTAGCATTGAAGGCCTTGCAAAACTCCATAATATTGACACCATGCTGCCCCAGCGCCGGTCCTACAGGGGGAGACGGGTTCGCCGAGCCGGCCGGTATCTGCAGCTTGATTAAACCAATAACTTTTTTTGCCATAGTGATTCTCCCACGAAATGACGGCCACCTCTCTGGGCCGTCACCATAAAGCTTTCTGCGTCAACCGCACTTGTCAGCCTAGATCTTCTCAATCTGGCCAAATTCAATCTCAATGGGAGTCGGCCGGCCGAAAATACTGACCAGCACCCGAACCTTCCCTTTATCAAGCAGGATGTCATCCACTGAGCCGGTGAAATTGGCAAAAGGTCCCTCGGTAACCCGAACATTCTCACCAACTTCAAAATCGATTTTGGGCTTCGGCTTCATCTCCCCCTCGGCTATCCGGTTCAACAGGGTCTGGGCCTCCTCCTCAGAGATCGATCGAGGGGCCCGTCCGCCGCCGACGAAGCCGGTAACCTTCGGGGTATCCTTTACCACATGCCAGGTTTCATCATTAAGCTCCATTTTCACCAGTACATAGCCGGGAAAAAACTTACGATGAGAGGTCCTTTTCTTGCCCTTGACCATCTCAATAACCTGTTCAGTGGGCACTACCACCTCATCAAAACAGCTCTCCATATGATAGAGTTTAATCCGCTCTTCCAGAGACTGTTTAACCTTATTCTCATACCCTGAATAGGCATGGATGACATACCACTTTTTTGTCATGGAGCCTTCATGAACCTTCATTCTTTATCAACAGCCGGGGAATCCGGCCAGACCTCACCTTATGCACCAAGAACCAGCTTTACCACCTTGGAAAGCCCGAGATCAGCAACGCCTAGGAACAACGAAATAAGGAATACAAAGAGCAGCACTACCCAGGTCAACCCCATCGTTTCTTTGCGGCCGGGCCATGTTACTTTCTTCAGTTCCGCTTTGGAATCCTGAAGATACTGGGTAAATT comes from the Candidatus Anaeroferrophillus wilburensis genome and includes:
- the rplL gene encoding 50S ribosomal protein L7/L12, with amino-acid sequence MTKNDVIAFIENMTVLELSELVKELEEKFGVSAAAPMAMAAMPAAAAAAPAEEQTEFDVILTGFGDKKIQVIKVVREITGLGLKEAKALVEEAPKPLKEAVAKDEADQLVKKIEEAGGTAEVK
- the rplJ gene encoding 50S ribosomal protein L10, whose amino-acid sequence is MDKSDKQAMVEYLSTQFAKAQAAFLTDYRGLDVEKISDLRNRLGAQGSEYRVIKNTLAKIAAQGTIIENCKEQLQGPNAMALVFDDPAAAAKTLVEFAEKESKLEIKGGVLGGTVLSVADISHLASLPGREVLLAQVLGTMNAVPGGLVNVLSGVVRSLVQVLSAVQEAKEQA
- a CDS encoding 50S ribosomal protein L1, with the protein product MAKRGKKYLASKAKVEHLQKYSLIDAFSLVKELAPAKFDETVDVAIRLGVDPRQADQMVRGAVLLPHGTGKTVRVVVFAKGEKEKEARDAGADEVGADDLAQKISEGWLDFDKAVATPDMMGVVGKLGRVLGPRGLMPNPKVGTVTFDVAKAVQDIKAGKVDFRVEKAGIIHAPLGKVSFAAEQLEDNAKALIELLNRMKPSSSKGVYMKAITISSTMGPGVDVDLASLKL
- the rplK gene encoding 50S ribosomal protein L11 is translated as MAKKVIGLIKLQIPAGSANPSPPVGPALGQHGVNIMEFCKAFNAKTQQQQGMIIPVVITVYADRSFSFITKTPPASDLLKKAAKVEKGSSEPNKKKIGKVTKAQVEEIAQLKMPDLNATTLEAARKIIEGSARSMGIEVK
- the nusG gene encoding transcription termination/antitermination protein NusG, whose product is MTKKWYVIHAYSGYENKVKQSLEERIKLYHMESCFDEVVVPTEQVIEMVKGKKRTSHRKFFPGYVLVKMELNDETWHVVKDTPKVTGFVGGGRAPRSISEEEAQTLLNRIAEGEMKPKPKIDFEVGENVRVTEGPFANFTGSVDDILLDKGKVRVLVSIFGRPTPIEIEFGQIEKI
- the secE gene encoding preprotein translocase subunit SecE — protein: MAEIKENIVEFTQYLQDSKAELKKVTWPGRKETMGLTWVVLLFVFLISLFLGVADLGLSKVVKLVLGA